The following proteins are encoded in a genomic region of Neurospora crassa OR74A linkage group VI, whole genome shotgun sequence:
- a CDS encoding monooxygenase, with amino-acid sequence MLLFLLLLSLTLSQYRCGLRSKSSLPTAPLSAPGTRTPNFGMPIDLSNPRLPRKAKIVRAIYIIGAGPSGLLLALLLSRHGRSPSISSPSSLFGPPDGSGIGIPVTILEASHALDSRPRAAHYGTPCIPDLIRAGIIDKIRDRGFVLSSMTWRKPRTFEEVGGFESGGLRGVSLDGLEGVPEGVWGLPIGTDGKGKGKGEGEEEGEGKGEGEEGEEGEEGEDLRTHCLVLQDLCKVMLEECVERGVEVCWRHKVVGVGHTGLGDEDGEEEKGEEKGEERGAWVEVEITGEDGEVKERKKVGGEGCIVVGADGANSAVRKGLFGDEFPGFTWDRTIIATNTYYDFDKFGWSDANFIIDPENFFMAARISPSTPSTPSHPSLYRITYAEVPNLTHAQYLARQPFKFQSILPGSPTPDQYQLLTLSPYKMHQRCAPSFRVGRVLLVADAAHLCNPWGGLGITGGFVDVGGLYDCLAGIWDGKADEEEILELYSEKRMEKWKTVIDPVSQENFRRVSGQLELEKDEFLGALKEVKGDEKGVGKVLLGMMGVRYDFTGHYRR; translated from the exons atgttgttgttcttgttgttgctgtcatTGACTCTATCCCAATATCGGTGCGGACTTCGTTCCAAATCATCATTGCCAACGGCCCCTCTTTCTGCACCCGGAACCCGAACCCCAAACTTCGGCATGCCGA TAGACCTGAGCAACCCCAGACTTCCCCGCAAAGCCAAAATAGTCAGGGCT ATCTACATAATAGGCGCCGGCCCCTCcggccttctcctcgccctGCTCCTCTCCCGCCATGGGCGTTCTCCTTCCatatcctccccttcctccctcttcggACCACCCGACGGCAGCGGTATAGGTATCCCAGTAACCATCCTCGAAGCCTCCCACGCACTCGACTCCCGCCCGCGCGCCGCCCACTACGGCACACCATGCATTCCCGACCTCATTCGCGCAGGCATCATCGACAAGATCCGTGATCGTGGATTTGTCCTGTCGAGTATGACGTGGAGGAAGCCCAGGACTTTTGAAGAAGTAGGCGGGTTTGAGTCGGGAGGGTTGAGGGGTGTTTCGCTAGATGGGCTGGAAGGGGTGCCGGAGGGGGTGTGGGGTTTACCTATAGGGACGgatgggaaaggaaaaggaaaaggagaaggagaagaagaaggagaaggaaaaggagaaggagaagaaggagaagaaggagaagaaggagaagatttGAGGACGCATTGTCTTGTTTTGCAGGATTTGTGTAAGGTGATGCTTGAGGAGTGTGTGGAACGGGGGGTGGAGGTGTGCTGGAGGCATAAGGTTGTGGGGGTTGGGCATACGGGTTTgggggatgaggatggggaagaagagaagggagaggaaaaaggggaggaaaggggggcttgggttgaggttgagattacgggggaggatggggaagtgaaggagaggaaaaagGTCGGTGGGGAGGGATGTATCGTAGTGGGCGCGGATGGAGCGAATAGTGCGGTTAGAAAGGGACTGTTTGGGGATGAGTTCCCGGGGTTTACCTGGGATAGGACGATTATTGCTACGAAT ACATACTACGACTTTGACAAATTCGGCTGGTCCGACGCCAACTTCATCATCGACCCCGAGAACTTTTTC ATGGCAGCCCGCATAtccccctccaccccctccaccccctcCCACCCTTCTCTGTACCGCATCACCTACGCCGAAGTCCCCAACCTCACCCACGCCCAATACCTCGCCCGCCAACCCTTCAAATTCCAATCCATCCTCCCCGGCTCGCCCACCCCGGACCAATACCAACTCCTCACCCTCTCTCCTTACAAAATGCACCAGCGCTGCGCGCCCTCCTTCCGCGTTGGTCGTGTGCTACTAGTAGCAGACGCCGCCCACCTGTGTAACCCGTGGGGAGGCCTGGGTATCACAGGCGGGTTCGTCGATGTAGGCGGGCTGTATGATTGTCTGGCGGGCATCTGGGATGGGAAAgcagatgaggaggagatttTGGAGCTGTATAGTgagaagaggatggagaagtggaagacggTTATTGACCCGGTGAGTCAGGAGAATTTTAGGAGGGTGAGTGGGCAGTTGGAGTTGGAAAAGGATGAGTTTTTGGGGGCGTTGAAGGAGGTGAAGGGGGATGAAAAGGGGGTGGGAAAGGTGTTGTTGGGGATGATGGGTGTTAGGTATGATTTTACGGGGCATTATAGGCGGTGA
- the gh7-1 gene encoding endoglucanase EG-1, producing MVHKLAFLTGLTASLVSAQQIGTITPESHPKLPTKRCTLSGGCQTVSTSIVLDAFQRPLHKIGDPSTACVVGGPLCPDAATCAANCALEGVDYASLGVKTEGDALTLNQWVSDPSNPGHYKTSSPRTYLVAEDGKNYEAVKLLGKEISFDVDVSNLPCGMNGAFYLSEMLMDGGRGEFNAAGAEYGTGYCDAQCPKLDFINGEANINKTHGACCNEMDIFEANARAKSFTPHPCSIERVYKCTGDTECGQSQGVCDQWGCTYNEYQKGVHDFYGLAPPAKTIDTTQKFTVTTQFLTDNGREDGVLVEIRRLWSQNGKLIKNAKIAVDSLSTDSVSTQFCEKTSSWTMQRGGLKTMGEAMGRGMVLIFSIWADESGFMNWLDSGDSGPCSATEGDPKLILQKKPDARVTFSNIKWGEMGSTYASAGKYGVRRVAKGLSA from the exons ATGGTTCATAAACTCGCCTTCTTAACCGGCCTAACCGCCTCCCTCGTCTCCGCCCAACAAATCGGTACCATCACCCCCGAATCCCACCCCAAACTGCCCACCAAGCGCTGCACCCTCTCCGGCGGGTGCCAAACCGTCTCAACCTCCATCGTCCTCGACGCCTTCCAGCGTCCCCTGCACAAGATCGGCGACCCATCCACCGCTTGCGTCGTAGGCGGTCCTCTCTGCCCCGACGCCGCCACCTGCGCAGCCAACTGCGCCCTCGAAGGCGTCGATTATGCTTCTTTGGGTGTCAAGACCGAAGGAGACGCCCTGACGCTGAACCAGTGGGTGTCTGACCCGTCGAACCCAGGACATTACAAGACGAGCTCGCCGCGGACTTATCTCGTTGCTGAGGACGGCAAGAACTATGAAGCTGTCAAGTTGTTGGGCAAGGAGATCTCGTTCGATGTGGATGTTAGTAATTTGCCTTGTGGCATGAACGGGGCGTTTTATTTGAGTGAGATGTTGATGGATGGTGGACGGGGAGAATTCAATGCTGCAGGAGCGGAGTATGGCACGGGGTATTGCGATGCGCAGTGTCCCAAGTTGGATTTTATCAATGGCGAG GCAAACATCAACAAAACCCACGGCGCGTGCTGCAACGAAATGGACATCTTCGAAGCCAACGCCCGCGCAAAGTCCTTCACCCCGCACCCCTGCTCCATCGAGCGCGTCTACAAGTGCACGGGAGACACCGAGTGCGGCCAGTCCCAGGGCGTCTGCGACCAGTGGGGTTGCACTTACAACGAATACCAGAAGGGAGTCCATGATTTCTACGGGCTTGCTCCTCCCGCCAAAACCATCGACACCACCCAGAAATTCACCGTCACCACACAATTCCTGACCGATAATGGCCGTGAAGACGGCGTGTTGGTGGAGATCCGTCGGTTGTGGTCTCAGAATGGAAAACTGATCAAGAACGCCAAGATCGCTGTTGATAGTTTATCGACTGATTCAGTGAGCACGCAGTTCTGCGAAAAGACTTCTTCGTGGACGATGCAGCGCGGCGGACTCAAGACCATGGGCGAGGCGATGGGAAGGGGCATGGTGCTGATTTTCAGTATCTGGGCGGATGAGAGCGGGTTCATGAATTGGTTGGATTCCGGGGACAGTGGACCGTGCAGCGCGACCGAGGGTGATCCGAAGCTGATTTTGCAGAAGAAGCCGGATGCGAGGGTGACGTTTTCGAATATCAAGTGGGGAGAGATGGGTAGTACGTATGCTTCTGCGGGGAAGTATGGTGTTAGACGGGTTGCGAAGGGGTTGAGTGCTTAG